A region of Planktomarina temperata RCA23 DNA encodes the following proteins:
- a CDS encoding SPOR domain-containing protein has translation MANATYEAQGDSERFNPAAYANIVGAVISLAVFVGIVTWGAQTVLRDSSGVPVVRALEGPARIAPEDPGGLLVAHQGLTVNEVAGSQVIGSANDPLQLAPRPINLQAEDQPIQSLLTRDTAAAEAPASAVLPEPIMDPAEALIIDETAESLAAMLAAGTVNGAVTEAPAAVIPASAGSGLTQSLRPRLRPFAVVSRPAPRAEPPNIPAGEIVRGAPMAQLGAFGSAAIAQQAWADLSERHGDYLVGKPHVILQAEVGGGTIYRLRVHGFADQEEARRLCTALNRQNAECYSVTMN, from the coding sequence ATGGCAAACGCGACCTATGAGGCGCAGGGGGACTCCGAGCGGTTCAATCCTGCAGCCTATGCGAATATAGTTGGAGCCGTTATTTCCTTAGCGGTCTTTGTTGGAATTGTCACCTGGGGGGCGCAAACTGTTCTGCGGGACAGTTCCGGTGTTCCTGTGGTGCGCGCTTTGGAAGGTCCGGCGCGGATAGCTCCTGAAGATCCCGGTGGACTTTTGGTGGCACATCAAGGTCTTACCGTAAATGAAGTGGCCGGAAGTCAAGTCATCGGTTCGGCAAATGATCCGCTGCAATTGGCCCCGCGGCCGATCAATCTGCAAGCTGAAGATCAGCCTATCCAATCGCTCTTGACCCGTGACACTGCGGCCGCTGAGGCACCTGCCTCTGCGGTGCTGCCAGAACCGATTATGGATCCTGCGGAGGCTCTTATCATTGACGAGACGGCGGAGAGCTTGGCCGCTATGCTGGCGGCTGGCACGGTCAACGGAGCTGTGACAGAGGCTCCGGCTGCCGTCATTCCGGCGTCAGCGGGCTCCGGCCTGACCCAATCGTTGCGCCCGCGGTTGCGCCCCTTTGCGGTGGTCTCCCGCCCGGCACCACGGGCCGAACCGCCAAATATCCCGGCCGGCGAGATTGTTCGCGGTGCGCCGATGGCGCAATTGGGAGCCTTTGGCAGTGCCGCCATCGCGCAGCAAGCTTGGGCCGATCTCTCCGAGCGCCATGGGGACTATTTAGTGGGTAAACCCCATGTGATTTTGCAGGCAGAGGTCGGCGGAGGCACCATTTACCGCCTGCGGGTTCATGGCTTTGCAGATCAAGAGGAGGCGCGGCGCCTGTGCACCGCGCTCAATCGGCAGAATGCAGAATGCTATTCTGTGACGATGAACTAG
- a CDS encoding glycoside hydrolase family 3 N-terminal domain-containing protein — translation MALSPFIFGCRGPSLGVQERRFFAKVQPFGFILFSRNLETPAQIRQLCEDLRAAVGWHAPVMIDQEGGRVSRLGAPHWFEFPPALDQAAAPQSERLFWLRGRLIAENLRSCGIDSNCAPLGDIAQADTHAVLKNRCYGSALSAVVTHARALHQGLRHGGVSGVLKHIPGHGRATLDSHLDLPRVSEDRSRLERHDFEAFRQLNRIEMGMTAHLVFEDIDPDHPVTQSAAMIDIIRKDIGFSGLLMTDDISMEALSGPLDLRGQKALAAGCDIVLHCNGQMDQMQLLADSTEELTGPSQIRVAQVLAQRPDVQPVDIQQVKAEFDALLGEFR, via the coding sequence ATGGCCCTGTCCCCATTCATTTTTGGCTGCCGAGGCCCTTCTCTTGGGGTGCAAGAGCGCCGGTTTTTTGCAAAAGTCCAACCCTTTGGCTTTATCCTCTTTTCACGCAACCTTGAAACCCCAGCGCAAATTCGCCAACTCTGCGAAGATTTGCGCGCGGCCGTGGGCTGGCATGCGCCGGTAATGATAGATCAAGAAGGGGGGCGGGTGTCGCGTCTTGGCGCGCCGCATTGGTTCGAATTTCCGCCGGCGCTGGATCAGGCCGCCGCGCCCCAGTCTGAACGGCTGTTTTGGTTGCGGGGCCGATTGATCGCGGAGAACCTGCGCAGCTGCGGGATTGATAGCAATTGCGCCCCTCTCGGAGATATTGCCCAAGCCGACACCCATGCCGTGCTCAAAAACCGCTGCTATGGAAGCGCGCTCTCTGCGGTTGTCACCCATGCGCGCGCGCTGCATCAAGGTTTGCGGCACGGGGGCGTATCGGGCGTTTTGAAACATATTCCAGGCCATGGGCGCGCCACTTTGGACTCGCATTTGGATCTGCCACGCGTTTCTGAAGATCGTAGCCGCCTGGAGCGCCATGATTTCGAAGCCTTTCGCCAGCTCAATAGGATTGAGATGGGCATGACGGCGCATTTGGTGTTCGAAGATATAGATCCCGACCATCCGGTCACGCAGTCGGCGGCGATGATTGACATCATCCGCAAAGACATCGGATTTTCTGGTCTGTTGATGACGGATGATATTTCAATGGAAGCCTTGTCCGGTCCCTTGGATCTGCGGGGGCAAAAGGCGCTGGCGGCGGGGTGTGATATTGTTTTGCATTGTAACGGGCAGATGGATCAGATGCAGCTCTTGGCGGACAGCACCGAGGAGTTGACCGGGCCCAGTCAGATACGGGTGGCGCAGGTCTTGGCGCAACGGCCCGACGTGCAGCCTGTTGACATTCAGCAAGTGAAAGCCGAATTTGACGCACTGTTGGGTGAGTTCCGGTGA
- a CDS encoding 2'-deoxycytidine 5'-triphosphate deaminase produces the protein MRQGVIPSHMIETMVAQGQISISEPLQDDQVQPASLDLRLGHTAYRVRASFLAGQAATVAERLREFEMHRIDLSEGAVLEKGCVYLVPLMEGLDLPPDIEAVANAKSSTGRLDLLTRTITDHGKEFDRIVKGYSGPLYAEICPRSFSVLVRPGMRLNQIRFRLGHAVLSDDALTELHAQTPLVSGEAVIQDGLGFSVDLSASRNGLVGYRAKPHTGVIDLGKIGAYDPADFWEEIRTEDQQIILDPGAFYILVSQEAVTIPPEYAAEMAPYLAMVGEFRVHYAGFFDPGFGHAAANGQGSRGVLEVRCHEAPFVLEHGQVVGRLVYEAMLETPSQLYGREIASNYQGQGLKLSKHFK, from the coding sequence ATGCGCCAAGGTGTCATCCCAAGTCACATGATTGAAACTATGGTTGCTCAGGGCCAGATTTCGATTTCTGAACCGCTGCAAGACGATCAGGTGCAGCCCGCCTCGCTCGATCTGCGTTTGGGACATACTGCCTACCGCGTCAGAGCGTCCTTTCTTGCGGGACAGGCTGCCACAGTCGCAGAGCGGTTGCGCGAATTTGAAATGCATAGAATTGACCTGTCCGAAGGCGCCGTCTTGGAAAAAGGATGTGTTTACCTCGTGCCACTTATGGAAGGGCTCGACCTGCCGCCAGACATAGAGGCCGTGGCCAATGCAAAATCCTCGACCGGGCGATTGGATCTTTTGACACGAACCATCACCGATCACGGCAAGGAGTTTGACCGAATTGTCAAAGGCTATAGCGGACCGCTCTATGCTGAAATTTGCCCCCGCTCCTTTTCAGTTTTGGTGCGGCCAGGCATGCGCCTCAATCAGATTCGCTTTCGCCTGGGTCATGCGGTGCTCAGTGATGATGCGCTCACAGAACTGCATGCGCAAACGCCTTTGGTCTCGGGCGAGGCTGTCATCCAAGATGGGCTTGGGTTCTCTGTGGACCTCAGCGCCAGTCGCAATGGCCTCGTAGGCTATCGCGCCAAACCGCATACCGGCGTGATCGATCTTGGCAAAATTGGCGCCTATGATCCAGCTGATTTTTGGGAAGAAATTCGCACGGAGGATCAGCAGATTATACTGGACCCGGGGGCGTTCTACATATTGGTGAGCCAAGAGGCCGTGACGATACCGCCTGAATATGCCGCTGAAATGGCCCCCTATTTGGCCATGGTCGGCGAGTTTCGCGTGCATTACGCAGGTTTTTTTGACCCTGGATTCGGCCATGCCGCCGCCAATGGGCAGGGCAGCAGAGGGGTTTTGGAAGTCCGCTGCCATGAGGCGCCCTTTGTCTTGGAACACGGGCAAGTTGTTGGACGATTGGTCTATGAGGCGATGCTTGAAACACCCAGCCAGCTTTACGGGCGCGAGATCGCCTCAAACTATCAAGGGCAAGGGCTAAAACTGTCGAAACATTTTAAGTAG
- the argS gene encoding arginine--tRNA ligase produces the protein MNLFAEIRSLVIDSLQQMQAQGDLPDGLSFDAVTVEPPRDAAHGDMATNAAMVLAKPSSCKPRDIAQRLATLLSAGPRLASVEVAGPGFLNLRLASTLWADVLRAILADPAGYGRATVGAGIKVNVEYVSANPTGPLHVGHTRGAVFGDALASMLDFAGYDVTREYYINDGGAQVDVLARSVYLRYLEAHGQEVAFEDGTYPGDYLIAVGQALKEKVGDSYLGKGEQFWLEDVREFSTLAMMELIREDLLALGVKMDVFYSEKSLYGTGLIEAAIEDLKSKGLIYQGVLEPPKGKKPEDWEPREQTLFRSTDHGDDVDRPVQKSDGSWTYFAPDIAYHYDKVQRGFDQLIDVFGADHGGYVKRMKAAVSALSYDKTSLDIKLTQLVKLFKNGAPFKMSKRAGTFVTLRDLVDQVGADATRFVMLTRKNDAPLDFDFDKVMEQTKENPVFYVQYAHARICSVMRKAQLAGVAVEDAVLQAADLAGLTDAAELTLAAKLAEFPRLIEIAARSNEPHRIAFYLYDLASEFHALWNKGNEQPELRFLQEGNLATSQAKIALIRATAVVISNGLGILGVQPAQEMR, from the coding sequence ATGAACCTTTTTGCCGAAATCCGTAGCCTTGTAATTGACAGCCTGCAGCAGATGCAGGCGCAAGGTGACCTGCCTGATGGGCTGAGCTTTGATGCGGTCACCGTCGAGCCGCCGCGCGATGCCGCCCATGGCGATATGGCAACCAATGCCGCAATGGTCTTGGCCAAACCCTCGAGCTGCAAGCCGCGCGACATTGCACAAAGATTGGCAACGCTGCTCTCTGCAGGCCCGCGTTTGGCGTCAGTAGAGGTGGCGGGGCCGGGGTTTTTGAACCTGCGTCTCGCTTCAACGCTTTGGGCCGATGTCTTGCGCGCAATTTTGGCCGATCCCGCGGGCTATGGCCGGGCCACAGTTGGCGCCGGCATCAAGGTGAATGTTGAATATGTCTCCGCCAACCCCACCGGTCCTTTGCATGTGGGTCACACCCGTGGGGCGGTGTTCGGCGATGCTTTGGCCTCGATGCTGGATTTTGCCGGCTATGACGTTACGCGCGAATATTATATCAATGATGGCGGCGCGCAGGTTGATGTCTTGGCACGCTCTGTCTACCTTCGCTACCTTGAGGCCCATGGCCAAGAGGTCGCCTTTGAAGATGGCACCTATCCGGGCGATTATTTGATTGCCGTGGGGCAGGCGCTGAAAGAAAAGGTCGGGGATAGCTATCTTGGGAAGGGCGAGCAATTCTGGCTTGAAGATGTGCGGGAGTTTTCGACCCTCGCAATGATGGAATTGATCCGCGAAGATCTCCTAGCCCTTGGCGTCAAAATGGATGTGTTTTACTCCGAAAAATCGCTCTACGGCACGGGCCTCATTGAGGCTGCAATTGAAGATTTGAAGTCCAAAGGATTGATTTATCAAGGGGTCTTGGAGCCGCCAAAGGGCAAGAAACCGGAAGATTGGGAGCCGCGTGAGCAAACTTTGTTTCGCTCGACCGATCACGGCGATGATGTGGACCGGCCGGTGCAGAAATCTGATGGCAGTTGGACCTATTTCGCCCCCGATATAGCCTATCACTATGACAAGGTGCAGCGCGGTTTTGACCAATTGATTGATGTCTTCGGGGCCGATCACGGGGGCTATGTCAAACGGATGAAGGCGGCGGTCTCCGCATTGTCATATGACAAAACCTCACTTGATATCAAGCTGACGCAATTGGTGAAACTGTTCAAAAACGGCGCGCCGTTCAAAATGTCGAAACGCGCAGGGACATTTGTCACTCTGCGGGATTTGGTCGATCAAGTCGGCGCTGATGCCACGCGTTTTGTCATGCTCACCCGCAAAAATGACGCGCCGTTAGATTTCGATTTCGATAAGGTGATGGAGCAGACCAAAGAGAACCCTGTGTTCTATGTGCAATATGCCCATGCTCGGATTTGCTCTGTGATGCGCAAAGCGCAGCTGGCAGGGGTTGCGGTGGAAGACGCCGTATTACAGGCGGCCGATCTTGCAGGGCTCACGGACGCCGCCGAGCTGACTTTGGCCGCGAAATTGGCCGAGTTTCCGCGACTGATTGAAATTGCCGCCCGGTCGAATGAGCCACATCGCATCGCGTTTTATCTCTATGATTTAGCTTCAGAATTCCATGCTTTGTGGAATAAAGGCAATGAACAGCCTGAACTGCGCTTTCTTCAAGAGGGCAATCTGGCCACAAGCCAAGCAAAAATTGCGCTGATTCGTGCCACTGCGGTTGTTATTTCCAACGGTTTGGGTATCTTGGGCGTGCAACCCGCGCAAGAAATGCGATAA
- a CDS encoding segregation and condensation protein A, whose protein sequence is MQEELFDHQSVAERVAAETLIVDVDGFEGPLDLLLSLSRMQKVDLRKISVLDLAVQYLNFIEKARELRIELAADYLVMAAWLAFLKSRLLLPPDPTMAGPTGDELAAHLAFQLERLQAMRDAAAKLMARDRLGRDRFVRGVTEDVTRRKTMHYTANLLDLMQGYARIRTRDDFRPFVMDRDSVFTMEQALQRMRGLIGFSGHWTDILSYLPDGWTDDPKKRRSATASTFAASLELAKEGKIVIRQDEIFSPIQIKRADRDG, encoded by the coding sequence ATGCAAGAAGAATTATTTGACCATCAATCTGTCGCGGAACGCGTGGCGGCTGAGACACTCATCGTTGATGTCGATGGGTTCGAAGGGCCATTGGATTTGCTTTTGTCACTGTCGCGTATGCAAAAAGTGGATTTGCGCAAAATTTCTGTTTTAGATCTTGCGGTTCAATATCTTAACTTTATTGAAAAAGCGCGTGAGCTGCGCATCGAATTGGCCGCCGATTACCTCGTTATGGCCGCTTGGCTGGCTTTCTTGAAATCGCGGCTGCTCCTGCCCCCGGATCCGACTATGGCCGGCCCGACGGGGGACGAGTTGGCGGCGCATCTGGCGTTTCAACTTGAGCGGCTGCAGGCGATGCGCGATGCTGCGGCGAAATTGATGGCGCGGGACCGTTTGGGGCGTGATCGCTTTGTGCGCGGGGTGACGGAAGATGTGACACGCCGGAAGACTATGCATTACACGGCCAATCTCTTGGATTTGATGCAGGGCTATGCGCGCATCCGCACGCGCGACGATTTTCGCCCCTTTGTGATGGACCGCGACTCTGTGTTTACTATGGAACAAGCTTTGCAGCGCATGCGGGGTCTGATTGGGTTTTCGGGTCATTGGACCGATATTCTCTCCTATCTGCCCGATGGCTGGACCGATGATCCCAAAAAACGACGATCCGCCACCGCGTCAACTTTCGCGGCCTCTTTAGAGCTGGCCAAAGAAGGAAAAATCGTCATACGGCAGGATGAAATTTTCTCACCTATTCAGATCAAAAGGGCGGATCGCGATGGATGA
- a CDS encoding HesB/IscA family protein — translation MLTLPPKVTDRAFERLAEIGAQAQGKSLRVAVEGGGCSGFQYEIALDAPKPDDLVLSGHGETVVIDAVSLPFLASATIDFSEELIGARFVIDNPNASSSCGCGVSFSM, via the coding sequence ATGTTGACCCTGCCTCCCAAAGTGACCGACCGCGCCTTTGAGCGGCTTGCCGAAATTGGCGCCCAGGCGCAGGGAAAATCCTTGCGCGTCGCGGTCGAGGGCGGCGGCTGTTCTGGCTTTCAATATGAGATCGCGCTGGATGCGCCAAAGCCTGATGATTTGGTCTTGTCAGGTCATGGTGAAACCGTTGTGATTGACGCGGTCTCCTTGCCATTTCTAGCCTCTGCGACCATTGATTTTAGCGAAGAATTGATTGGCGCGCGCTTTGTCATCGACAATCCCAACGCCTCTTCAAGCTGCGGCTGCGGTGTCTCTTTTTCGATGTAA
- a CDS encoding deoxyguanosinetriphosphate triphosphohydrolase codes for MTASFASNPQDSRGRLFDEQESAFRSCFQRDRDRIIHSSAFRRLKHKTQVFVEHEGDYFRTRLTHSIEVAQVARTIAGALGLNQELVEAVSLAHDLGHTPFGHTGEDALDAEMKAYGGFDHNAQAIRIVTALEQHYAQFDGLNLTWECLEGIAKHNGPVALPHPPALLDYNLRHDLELHSYASAEAQVAALADDVAYNNHDLHDGLRAGVFTDAQAEQLPIVGPAYAEVDRLYGGLDAHRRRHEALRRVFGVMVEDVMRTSAALLAQSGATTAQDIRDLGYAVVQFSPELWRDLKVIRGFLFQNMYRAPRVVVQREHAAQVVRDLFEVFMSTPKEMPGDWGVQSSNLPDTKACARLVADYIAGMTDRFAQQEHDRLFAVR; via the coding sequence ATGACAGCAAGTTTCGCATCCAACCCGCAAGACAGCCGTGGCCGCTTGTTTGACGAGCAAGAAAGTGCCTTTCGGTCTTGTTTCCAAAGAGATAGGGACCGGATCATCCATTCCAGCGCCTTTCGGCGGCTCAAACATAAAACCCAAGTCTTTGTCGAACATGAGGGGGATTATTTTCGAACGCGTCTCACCCACTCCATCGAAGTGGCGCAAGTGGCACGGACAATCGCCGGGGCTTTGGGTCTCAACCAAGAATTGGTCGAAGCGGTATCTTTGGCGCATGACCTTGGACATACGCCCTTTGGCCACACGGGCGAGGATGCGCTGGACGCGGAAATGAAAGCCTATGGCGGCTTTGATCACAATGCCCAGGCTATACGCATCGTCACCGCATTGGAGCAGCATTATGCGCAATTTGACGGGCTGAACCTCACCTGGGAGTGCCTTGAAGGGATTGCAAAGCACAACGGCCCCGTAGCTTTGCCCCATCCGCCTGCCTTGCTCGATTATAATTTGCGGCATGATCTGGAGCTGCACAGCTATGCCAGCGCAGAGGCGCAGGTTGCGGCATTGGCCGATGATGTGGCCTATAACAACCATGATCTTCACGACGGTTTGAGGGCCGGCGTGTTTACCGACGCTCAGGCAGAGCAACTGCCCATCGTGGGTCCTGCCTATGCGGAGGTCGATCGGCTCTACGGCGGATTGGATGCCCACCGACGGCGCCATGAGGCTCTGCGCCGGGTCTTCGGGGTGATGGTCGAAGATGTCATGCGGACCAGCGCGGCGCTTTTGGCACAATCGGGGGCGACCACGGCTCAAGATATTCGTGATCTGGGTTATGCGGTTGTGCAATTTTCCCCAGAGCTGTGGCGCGACCTTAAAGTCATCCGCGGATTTTTGTTTCAAAACATGTACCGCGCGCCCCGTGTGGTTGTGCAAAGAGAACATGCAGCGCAGGTGGTGCGGGATTTGTTCGAGGTCTTCATGAGCACTCCCAAGGAAATGCCGGGGGATTGGGGCGTGCAGAGTTCGAATTTGCCCGATACAAAGGCCTGCGCGCGACTGGTGGCCGATTACATTGCTGGCATGACGGACCGTTTTGCACAACAAGAGCATGACCGGCTGTTTGCTGTGCGTTGA
- the scpB gene encoding SMC-Scp complex subunit ScpB, translating to MDDTQEESLFEAPPIAEQERMVEAILFASAEPVSLREMAGRMPHGCEPLLAVQNIQKRYEGRGVSVVKVQDAWAIRTAPDLGFLMQRETVETRKLSRAAIETLAIVAYHQPVTRAEIEEIRGVAVSRGTVDQLLELDWIKIGRRRQTPGRPVTFVVTESFLDHFGLESARDLPGLKELRAAGLLENRPAPGAEALPEPQTDAELQENLFDDAIEEPEDGPLY from the coding sequence ATGGATGACACCCAAGAAGAAAGCCTGTTCGAGGCGCCGCCCATCGCGGAGCAAGAGCGCATGGTGGAGGCTATTTTATTTGCCTCGGCAGAGCCGGTTTCACTGCGGGAAATGGCAGGGCGGATGCCGCATGGATGCGAACCTCTGCTTGCGGTGCAGAATATACAAAAGCGCTACGAGGGCCGCGGTGTCTCTGTGGTCAAGGTTCAGGATGCCTGGGCCATCCGAACCGCGCCTGATCTGGGGTTTTTGATGCAGCGGGAGACTGTGGAAACTCGAAAACTATCGCGCGCAGCGATCGAGACTTTGGCTATTGTTGCCTATCATCAGCCCGTGACCCGCGCAGAAATTGAAGAGATCCGGGGTGTTGCTGTCAGCCGCGGCACGGTGGATCAGCTGCTCGAATTGGACTGGATCAAAATTGGTCGTCGGCGCCAGACGCCCGGTCGACCGGTCACATTTGTGGTCACTGAATCTTTTCTCGATCATTTTGGATTGGAAAGCGCCCGCGATTTGCCGGGTCTTAAAGAGCTGCGGGCCGCTGGCTTGCTTGAGAACCGCCCCGCACCAGGCGCAGAGGCTTTACCTGAGCCGCAAACGGATGCAGAATTACAAGAAAATTTATTTGATGACGCAATTGAGGAACCCGAGGATGGACCGTTATATTAA